CTCCCCACTAACTTTCAGAACAACACGTTTAAACACAGGTTTTTCCAAATGATCACCCTCCAATTTCATATATTCTTTATGTAACAGGATAGGTGTCCTGTTGCAAGAAAAGGAACACTGATGTGTTCCATTTCTGTTTATTCATATGCAATTACCGATCGTTGGTAATTATTGTTTCACTTGAGACATAACTTCTTCGTAGAAGTTGTCTTCTTTTTTCTCCAGACCTTCACCCAGTTCGAAACGAACAAAGCGACGTACGGAGATGTTTTCACCAATCGTGCTGATTTTCTCGTTGATCAGTGTGGAGATTGTTTTGTCTGGATCTTTAATGAAAGATTGCTCCAGCAAGCAGAACTCTTCGTAGAATTTACCGATGCGGCCTTCAACCATTTTTTCAACGATTTTTTCTGGTTTTCCTTCGTTCAAAGCTTGTGCTTTCAGGATTTCTTTTTCTTTTTCAATCTCTTCCTGTGGCACTTCTTCGCGACGAACATAACGAGGGTTCGATGCAGCAATATGCATTGCAATGTCACGAACAAAATCTTTGAACTGGTCAGTTTTCGCCACGAAGTCTGTTTCGCAGTTTACTTCTACCAGTACGCCGATACGGCCGCCAGCATGGATGTAGGATTCAACAACGCCTTCAGTAGCAATACGGCCTGCTTTGTTGGCTGCAGCTGCAAGTCCTTTTTCACGTAGAACTTCAACCGCTTTTGTCAAATCACCATTTGCTTCTTCAAGCGCTTTTTTACAATCCAGCATTCCTGCGCCTGTTTTTTCACGAAGCTCTTTTACTGCGCTAGCATTAACTGCCATATTATTTCCCTCCAAATTTGATTTTCAGTGGTATATGCGAGCTTTATTCCTTAAAAAAAGGGTAGTGAGAGGTTTTCCACCTACCAACCACCCTTTTCATTTAATTCGTATAGGTATTTCCGATTGGAAATATTATGCTGTAGTTTCTTCGCCTTGGTTAGCTTCCATAACTGCATCAGCCATTTTACCTGTCAGCAATTTAACAGCGCGGATCGCGTCGTCATTACCTGGGATAACATAGTCGATTTCGTCTGGATCGCAGTTTGTATCAACGATACCCACGATTGGGATACCCAATTTGCGAGCTTCAGCAACCGCGATACGTTCTTTGCGCGGATCAATGATGAACAGAGCACTTGGAAGGCCCTTCATGTTCTTGATACCGCCCAAGAATTTTTCAAGACGATCTTTTTCTTTGCGAAGAATGATAACTTCTTTTTTAGGAAGAACAGCAAATGTACCATCTTCTTCCCAAGCTTCCAATTGTTTCAAACGATCAATACGTTTTTGAATGGTTTGGAAGTTAGTCAGTGTACCACCCAACCAACGTTGGTTGATGTAGAATTGACCAGCGCGTGCTGCTTCTTCTTTAACAGAATCTTGCGCTTGTTTCTTCGTGCCTACGAACAGAATTGTACCATTCTCAGCTGCAATGCTTTTTACGAAGTTGTAAGCTTCCTCAACCTTTTTCACTGTCTTTTGCAAGTCAATGATGTAAATACCGTTTCTTTCAGTGAAGATATAACGATCCATTTTCGGGTTCCAGCGACGTGTTTGGTGACCAAAGTGAACCCCAGCTTCCAAAAGCTGTTTCATGGAGATTACTGCCATCTTCACGCACCTCCTAAGTTTGGTTTTTTTGTGTGTCCTCCGCCGACATCATTTTTTATAAAGACTTCCTATTGGAAGCACCCTTTATAAAATTAACCGACGTGCGTTTTTAACACCGTCAATTAATATACCATAACACTTGCAGCGTTGCAACCAGCTTTTCGACAATAATTGAAACGGTGTAAAAAGCAACCCGCACACTTCCATCTGCCTGGCTTCTTAGAAAAATGTTTGTGAAAATAAAGTGTTAGACTCTCGCACTACATTGAACGGACAGATCGTTCCAATATGTGCCCTGTTAGCCGCATCTGTTCAAGTCTTTCTTATATAGATGGCGCCATGCTGGGCGTACATTAAAAAGCCATGACTGACTAACGGCCAAGGCTTTTTATACACGATCGAAATCGGTACCAATTCCCGATTAGTGCCCCATCATCGCTGGGTCCTAGCTGTCCCCGCCGACGGTACCTTCTTCTTCCTGCTGCTGCGGTTTACGCAGAAGGAGCGACAGAGCAGGCACGCGGACAGGAAGAACGTATCGCCGTAACCCGCGACGACAGCATTCAACGGATTCGCGTCCGCTCCCGCATTTGCGGTGTGGGAAGCGATTTGCGACGTCAGATAACCCGTCAGGCCTGCGACCGCGAACGAGAGGACAACTTGCTGAGCCGCTGTTGTCAATGGTGTGACTCGGCTCACCAGGCGGCGAGGCGCAGAGTTCAGAACATGCGTGTTGAGCGGCATCATG
This window of the Paenibacillus polymyxa genome carries:
- the tsf gene encoding translation elongation factor Ts, whose translation is MAVNASAVKELREKTGAGMLDCKKALEEANGDLTKAVEVLREKGLAAAANKAGRIATEGVVESYIHAGGRIGVLVEVNCETDFVAKTDQFKDFVRDIAMHIAASNPRYVRREEVPQEEIEKEKEILKAQALNEGKPEKIVEKMVEGRIGKFYEEFCLLEQSFIKDPDKTISTLINEKISTIGENISVRRFVRFELGEGLEKKEDNFYEEVMSQVKQ
- the rpsB gene encoding 30S ribosomal protein S2 — encoded protein: MAVISMKQLLEAGVHFGHQTRRWNPKMDRYIFTERNGIYIIDLQKTVKKVEEAYNFVKSIAAENGTILFVGTKKQAQDSVKEEAARAGQFYINQRWLGGTLTNFQTIQKRIDRLKQLEAWEEDGTFAVLPKKEVIILRKEKDRLEKFLGGIKNMKGLPSALFIIDPRKERIAVAEARKLGIPIVGIVDTNCDPDEIDYVIPGNDDAIRAVKLLTGKMADAVMEANQGEETTA